A stretch of Endozoicomonas sp. SCSIO W0465 DNA encodes these proteins:
- the rnhB gene encoding ribonuclease HII — protein MKQNQLDWRETSDPGIIIAGVDEVGRGPLCGPVIAAAVVLGPTRPIKGLDDSKKLSEKRREALFDVICNNALAWSLGRAEVAEIDELNILHATMLAMQRAVKGLSVKPELAYIDGNRCPSLSCRAEAIIKGDSRVAEIAAASIIAKVTRDREMQLMDEEWPGYGISKHKGYPTKMHLEALRKLGPTPVHRRSFKPVRELLVDKRL, from the coding sequence ATGAAACAAAACCAACTTGACTGGCGTGAAACCAGTGATCCGGGAATAATCATTGCTGGCGTTGATGAAGTCGGTAGAGGCCCACTTTGTGGGCCGGTGATTGCTGCTGCAGTAGTCCTGGGTCCTACTCGCCCGATTAAAGGTTTGGATGATTCTAAAAAGCTTTCGGAAAAAAGGCGGGAAGCGCTGTTCGATGTTATCTGTAACAATGCCCTGGCCTGGTCGCTAGGCAGGGCTGAGGTAGCAGAAATCGACGAACTGAATATTCTGCATGCCACCATGCTCGCTATGCAGCGGGCTGTGAAAGGGTTGTCGGTTAAACCCGAACTGGCTTATATTGATGGTAACCGATGCCCCAGTCTCTCCTGTCGAGCTGAAGCTATTATCAAGGGCGATAGTCGTGTTGCTGAGATTGCTGCCGCCTCCATTATTGCCAAGGTTACCCGTGACCGGGAGATGCAGTTGATGGATGAGGAGTGGCCCGGGTATGGTATTTCCAAGCATAAAGGCTACCCGACAAAAATGCATCTGGAAGCCTTAAGGAAATTAGGACCCACTCCAGTTCATCGCCGTTCGTTTAAGCCTGTGAGAGAGTTGCTGGTTGATAAACGCCTTTGA